One Nicotiana tomentosiformis chromosome 1, ASM39032v3, whole genome shotgun sequence genomic window, GGATAAGTAGATGCAGTGCTTATAATTTTAAAGCATTGTATCCTGCCTTGTTTTTCATTGTGAAAATTAATTAACTTACAAGTATTTCTATAAGTTGCTTCATAAATTAGAAGTAAATCTGGATTGTGTAATGTTATTCGCCTCGTAAATACTGAAAGCTGCTTGAACAAGTGAAAAAACACAGACAAACGTAACATTCTCCATGGATTGATGAGACTTGTAAAATACATATATAGAAATTTGGCTTGTAACCACATGTATATTATGCCATATGGATGTGACATTGATGTGACTAGACCTAAATGTTTTGTTTCCATGTCCACTGGAGTTTTACGTATAGTTAAGAGGAGAAAAGACTGAGGAGTACTAATTTATGATGGTACCCCTTTGCTTCTTGACCTGGATACCCAGTGTTCCTATTCATGCCTATACTTTGGTCCTTGATTTCACTCTCCCTTTTCTAGCTTTAGCTGCATCAAAGAAATTTCCActgtaaaaaaataaataatgctCACCATATCGCTGCAACATTGCAAACATGTATCCCATATGATTGATATTGGTGCGACATGGCAAACATGTATCCTATTTGATGATCAATCAAATTTATTTTTCCCCTGTCAAAATGACCTGAGTGTGTAATTCCCTATGTATTTGATAGCATTGTAACTCGTGTCATGATTCATGAATAGGGTACTAGAATTGCATGGTTGACAAATAGTAACTGGTCGATTGATGATCCACAAAACATGCACTTACTGACTAAAATGTGATAGGACAGATTTATTTTTGTTTGTGATTAACACAGTACTTAACCCTATACTTAATACAATTTGGCCTAGCTACAATCTTTTCTTCAGTGCAAATTCCTTGTTACACGACCAATATTGTCTTTCTGAGTTCTATTCTGTTGTTACTTACACTTTTATTATTCGAATAACATAGATGTTAAGACATTAGATTGCTTGCATGCAAATTGATAGCCACTTGTTTCAGGAAGAATACTGTTGGTCAGTATGAGAGCCATACTGCATTCACCCTCCCAGGACTATATCGCGTCGTTCATGGCATTGATGTTTTCGATCCCAAATTCAATATAGTGTCTCCTGGAGCTGACATGACAATTTACTTCCCATATTCTGACAAGGAAAAAAGACTAACGTCTTTGCATGGCTCGATTGAGAAGTTGTTATTTGATCCTGCGCAGAATGAAGAGCATATGTAAGTGACATCCATTTGTACTTATTTTAATTTGGAATAGATGACATACTTATTTGCATGAATATAAACTGACAACCCAGAGATTTCCTACATTAGAAAAGGAGGGTCTGATATGATTTTCTACAAATAAATTCCCAGTGATATTGTTCAAAAAGTCCTGGATAGTTTATTATGAGAGAACCAGGGGTAGATGGCACTAGAATCCCTTAATCTTGAGAAGTCGCCACTTATCGCTCCCAACACTTTCTCATACCCTCAACTAACTACTATTATTGTTTGATTTCTTGGAGAAGCTATAAGAATCTTTTTctccttattgtgaaattttTTACGTGACTTTAAACTTAACTTCCAAGCTCCTTCTGATAAAATGCAAAACTGTCTGTATTCACTGTCTTGGTTTATTAACAATTGATCCAATCAAATGCATATGGAACatctttctttttgtttcttcAAAAGTTCGTTTGAGGATAAGGAGTAGAATCTGAGAAGATAGACTAGAAGGTAACCTTAGGGGCGGATGTAGAAATCAACATATGGGTTCAGCTTTGTTGCAGACCCTGTATATGCATTAAAAAAATCACTAAATAAGTAAATAATTGATTTTGAACCCAGTAAATCAAAATGAGTTGTAGTAGAATCCTGAACTCGAACCGATAAAGTTCAAACCCTGGATCCACTACTGGTTAAACTCTACCTTGAGAAGTGTTAATATATTATATATGTCCCTAATTATTTCTTTTCTGTTTCctttctattttaattttttaagttCTTTTTTAGATGGTTTTATTTTTTGATAAGTGGTAAGTTGTTAGTATTCCAAATTAAATGCCATTGTCATAACTATATACATTTATAAAGATTGATTGACCCTAGTTTCTCATTCCTAAGACCCAAATAAGGCAATAAACAATATGTCTTAGTTCTTGAACCTGCCTCTGGTGGTCAACGCTTGATCGCGTAGTTAGTTATAGATGACTGTAAAAACCTTAACCATTTTAATGGTTTTGTCAAAGAACAAATATCGAACATATTATAGCGAATGGACTATTGTACTTTGCTTCTGATTGGTCATTTTATTGTGATCCGTAAGTTGGCTGTGACTGATGTCATATCTTTGCTTACAGAGGTAATCTGAATGATAAATCAAAACCCATAATTTTTTCAATGGCAAGGCTAGACCATGTTAAGAACATTACGGGACTAGTTGAGTGCTATGCTAAAAATGCCACATTGAGGGAATTGGCTAACCTTGTTGTAGTAGCTGGATACAACGATGTAAAGAAATCCAGTGATAGAGAAGAAATAGCAGAAATTGAGAAGATGCATGCTCTTATTAAGGAGCATAAATTGGATGGGCAATTCAGATGGATAGCAGCCCAAACAAACCGGGCACGTAATGGTGAGCTCTATCGCTATATAGCTGACAAGAGAGGTATATTTGTTCAGGTACGCTGTTTGTATTGTATTTGTCCAATTTCCTTTTTTTGCACCGAAAGAAAGGTTGTTATTGTGACAAATATGTTTGTTTTAGCCTGCATTTTATGAAGCATTTGGACTCACGGTGGTTGAAGCTATGACTTGTGGTCTTCCAACATTTGCAACTTGCCATGGTGGTCCGAACGAGATCATTGAACACGGTGTATCTGGGTTCCATATTGATCCTTATCATCCTGATAAAGCTGCTGAACTCATGGCAGAATTCTTTCAACGCTGCAAACAAGATCCTACTCACTGGGAAAAAATATCTGCATCTGGTCTCCGAAGGATTCTTGAGAGGTTTGTAGTTGTGTACATATATAGAAGATTAAAGATTGTTCCCTTGATATTATTTGAATGAAAAATAACAGTAACATCTCTTTTTGAACATCGCTCAAGTTCTTGTGTTAAATAATTGTTAGGTATACGTGGAAAATTTACTCCGAGAGGCTGATGACTTTGTCTGGTGTATATGGTTTCTGGAAGCTTGTTTCAAAACTTGAGAGGCGCGAAACTAGACGATACCTTGAGATGTTCTACATTCTCAAATTCCGCGAGTTGGTGAGTGCCTTTTTGCTCATTTTCAGTTCCAATCAACTATATATGTGGTTTAAATACGTATTAAGCATAAACATGTCCGTGATTGCGGCTGTCGAAAATGTTATGGACATATCCTGAGCTAAGGAGTTTTCAAGAGAATTGATTTGGCTTACTCTATTTACAGGCAAAATCTGTTCCTTTGGCAATTGATGACAAGTGATGGTGCAAGCAGTAGGATGCGAAAATAATCATAATAGCGTACGTGGATAGAGAGTAGCAGCAGACCAGCAGTTGTGAACTCCATCAAAATGAAGACATAAATCTTACACATTACTCATTGTGCCATTGTCAATAAATGTGATGTTATTGTAAAAGCAATTTACCGCCCCATTCTACTTGAACTCCCAGGTTCCTGTTGTAGTTCTTAAACCAATGTTTACTGTTTTTTTTGGTTAAAAGAGAAATATTAATATGAAATACTACATGCTGTTACTTAAGTTGCTCCTAGAGGATTGGCGTACTTAGACGATTAAAGGCTATCATAATTTTATATAGTGAATTGCCCATCTTCACCTGTGGACGTAAGTTAATTAATCACGTTAAATGTTTGTGTTtcttttggtatattttttttttgttttattattaTCGTTGTTCAAGATTTATTTTACTAGTTTTCGCATGATATGGATAAAGTACCAAAAAAGAGATACAACGTTTAGTTTCAACTTTTCTTTTAGGCATAACTAATGCATGCCTAAGTTACATGaaaatttatgtattattttatacGTATGCTGATTTTTAATACAATTAAATGCCAAAACTAACTCTTCATGTaactataaatatttattttgttaaaaaaatttaaaatatagtgtataataatttaaataatatacCAAACATCTAATAGTAAATACTTCTCATATTACGGTCTTTGTAATACAATTACCATGTTACGACTCTTATATTATTGATTCATTATtacaatttttatattattaatccTTGCATAAATTCTTTTTAAACCAAGCGACCCCACAGTGAACAAGGTTTTGGTAAGCTTTGAAAGTTGCGCCAAGATAACATTTCAAATAGGATAAATGTCTAGATAGCCTCTTAAACTTGACACTATTTGTAAGTTAAACATACAAACTTTGCTAGTGACCAATTAGACATTTTTACTTCGTAGAAATGTTTTGCACATGCACATGCACATGAGAGCGTGAATCACTAAAGTTAGgctgttttcttcaatttttttttttgaagggtGGTTCATTAATAGGCATAAAGAAGTATAAAAAGGTAGATAACTAGTTCCAGTACAGAAATCTATACTAAGAACAGGGAGCTAATGAAATCCACAAGGTGATCTGCACTAGTTACAGGGGAAAGATAAATCCAACTAAATAGATTAACTAAGCAAATATTCTTGAGGGAGTAGGTTGGAGTTGAGATGCCATCAAAACACCTATGATTTCTTTTTTTTTAGATACACCAAAAAATTACTGTTGGAACCATTTTTCAGATAATTTTGATGGCTTTGTCAACTCTCCAAAAATACCAACTTTCATATGTTTGCTTTATTGTCTGAGGCATAACCCATTTCAGACCAAAAATAGAGAAGAGGAGATTCCAGATTTCACTTGCAATTGCGCAATGGAAGAAAAGATGATTGACACTCTGAATTTTGTTGACACATGTAACATCTGTAATGTTCCTCTTGCTTAAGTTGTCTTGAGTGAGACATACCCCCTTTATAGCTATCCAGGTGAAGCAATTCACCTTGGCAGGCGCCTTAGTTCTCCAGATATGTTTCCAAGGCCAGTTATCTATCATACCATTCGATCTGGGAGCAAAAGTGTTTGCATCTATCTTGGACTGTGTATTTGCCCCCCTTAGAGTGTTCCCATCTAAGTTTGTCTGGTTGTTGATCATCACTGATGTGGCCTTCTAAAGAGTTGAGCATAGTTAGTAGGTCACTAATCTCCCAGTCTTGTAGGTTCCTTCTGAACAGGGGGCACCATGTGCCATTTTCTTTGTTCTAAGCAACAGTGCATTGTTGAGTGCAATCTGGTATAGATTGGGATATATATCCATCAGTGCATTATCTCCATGCCACTTGTCTTTCTAGAATTTAACATGATCTTCTTTCCCAACCTTGAAAGTTATATTTTGAAAGAACTCATCCCAGTGCTTGTTGATATTCTTCCATAGGCCAACGTCATAAGGAGTGtttattttctttgtacaccAGTGATTATGTTGCCCATACTTAGCATCAATGATGTTCTTTCATAGTCCAAGTTTCTCTTGCCCATATCTCCACAACCAGTTCAATAACATTGCTCTGCTATGCAAATATAAATCTCTAACACCCAAGCCTCCTTGATATCTTGGCCGAATTATTTTAGACAATTTTACGAGTGGGAGCTTATGTGTGGTGCTGCATCCCTCCCATAAGAATTTTCTCTGTATCGAGAACAATGCCATGTGATAGGTGGGGAGACTATCTAGGACACTGTTGATAAGGGTTAATCTGCCGCCCATGGAGAGGTATTGCATCTGCCATGTTGCAAGCCTTTTCTCAAACTTTTCCAGCACACCACTCCAAATTTCATTAGATTTAAACTTGGCCCCCTGGTAATCCAAGATATGTGGTAGGCAAGGTACCTATGTTGCAACATAGAATGTCGGCCAACTCCTTGATGTTAGGAACATTATTCACGGGGTAGATAATACTTTTTATCATGTTAATGTACAGTCCAGAGAGTGCCTCAAATATCATCAGCGATAAGTTAAGGTTCAGAACTTGTGATATGTCATTGCTGCAGAAGATAAGAGTATATCTGCAAAGAGCAGGTGAGATACTATGACTGCGCTACACGATTTCTTCCCACCTGAAAACCTTGTATCCACTGTAGTTGCTAGCCCTCTCCAACATTTTGGTGAGTCCTTCTATAACCAAAATAAAGAGGAAAGGGGAGATGGGGTCTCCTTGCCTTCCTTTTTTAGGAGAGAAAAAGCCAATAGGCTCCTATTTACCAACAGTTGAAATGCAAAAAATTCATCCATCTTTTATTCATTTTCTCAATTTCGTTTTCTCTTTTAGTCATATATTTCACCTTCTCTTTCTCGCTAATTTTTTCAGATTCTTTCTTTCCTCCTTCATCCAACTCCTAGCCGTGTTGGTGCTCTGAAGTTATGAGAACAACTCCCAGTGCTGAGAAAACGATCGACAGTACGAAGAAATATGAAGATAGGGTAAACCCCTTTTTTTAATAGGCATCATATGAAGAGGGGTTTGGCTTCTAGTAAGAATAGTAACGAAGTTTTCTACTTAATAAAGAGATTAAATtaataaagaagaaagaagattCTTGTTTGAATAAAAATAGAGAAACACAAAAATGGCTATAAAAAATCCGAGGAAGATAAAATTGGTGGGGACAAAAAATTCCCAGAGAATCTTTTAAGGCCAAAAGCATTTTAGCAATGTAATGAAagagtccaattatttatttatttttcgtgTTAGGGGCGGGGTGGTGCTAAGGGGTTAGGGGAGAAAAAGaataagtgggcgtttggacataagaattgtaaaattccggaaaaaagtaaaaataaaatttaagtgaaaatggtatttaaaattagagttgtgtttgaatATAAATACAATTTagagttatttttgaatttttgtgagtgatttgaaatgaaaattttaaaaaataattttttgaagttttttaaatttctgaaaaattttaaaattcaacttcaagtaaaatttaaaattttagtgGACAAACATTAATTTCGAAAAAGTGAAAATTTTCctatggccaaacgggctctaagatGTGGAAAGGATTAATGAagagaaagattgtaccggggGATAAGGTTACGTAAAAGAAGGGGCTACAGGGGAGAAGATTGAAGGAGTTACAtgtatttcttctcttttagaaaaaatataattatagttGTAGTCTTTTTTTCTGGAAATGACATGCGTCACCGATTTATTTGATCTTAGACATGTCCGCAGCGATTGAAATTCACACAGATGATCTCATGGACGGAGGTGTTTGAAACACATTTTTTCCCAAGTAAACTTTGTAGGTTTAACTTACAAATGGTGCCAAGTTTAAGGGGTATTTATTGCTTATTTGGCCAAACTGAaaaaattagcttattttgagaagtgcttttttcaaaagtatttttcaaaaaaatacttttagagaaaagcaatttgtgtttggctaatcaatttgaaaaacacttttgaacaataatttatgtttggccaagtttttaaaaaaatgctTTTATGTGTCAAATTACAAATAAGAACATGAAGAGATTTGAtgaatagttaatattatataagcagataaataattataaatttttattattaaagataataattaatttttttattttatttaagtaaactataaaaataaaattgataagtactttattctttcaagataatttaaatatatcaaaaatcatccaataaatatgaaagttcatcccaaaagtcattttatattacttaataatttaaactaagtaaggttattttggtatatataatatttttcaaagggtatttttggtaggaagaaaagtcaaaactgcttctccttcttcttctggggagaagctacttttttctgatttttcaaaactgcttctgcttctaaccaaaagcacttttttttcaaaaaaaaaagtggccaaacacctcaaattgaggtaaaaaacacttttaaaaaaaagcacttttggcatgccgagaaacttggccaaacagggtATTAGCCTTTCAAATAAGACAACGATAAAGAGAATACCCActagattttattttttttaaaagttaacTTTAATGAACTGTTCTGGTAACTTGATTTGTTCCCCCGACTTTGATAAGCTCTGTTGGTTGAACCATTTCATAGAAAGATATGATAACATTGAACACACAAATGAGAACTAAATACGGAGTATAGAAATATAGGTAATTCGAAGAATTGAATTTGGAACCTCTTTCAAATCATTCTAACTGAATCCAATTCTTTGCCTTGTAACCTTAAGACTCGGCAGTGCTTTCACTAGCCCAGCACAAAGCAGACAACAGAGACAAATGCTGAATTGCATGTGGGAGGATATTGCAACTGTTAAAATTTATATAATCATCTTGTTAATCAGAACATTCTCTATGCTCAGTGCAGCTATGAAATAACTGGACTAAATCTCACATCTAGTTAAGGctaaaatatgtaatttatttcaTGGCAGGAGATGAAATCATGCATCTACAAGCAAATTCATACTGAATTGCATGAATAATTCAGAGTTCTGAACATAGCTTCTTAGAAAGAGGAACAGGGGGAATACGGAGGCAGAAGGCCTTTTCAATTTTAGTATCCTATGTCCAAAATTCTACAAAACTTGATTTACTGTCAGGACATAAAATCATCGCGCAGTCAAAACCCATTATGTTGGTAGGAAGAAACGGATTTTCACATCAGTATATAATCAAAACTATTTCCGGTATCCTACCAAGCCTAAAGTTTGAATATAAACCAACATCAGCTGATGATCATCTTGTTCAGAAATTCAGCTTGCTCAGGAAAATATTCCAACAGCTCATCTTTTGTCACCCAGACAAAATCATCACACTTCCTAATATCAAATGTGTTGGTTGCAATAACTTGGGATTTGAAGAAGAAGCGCTGTCacaataaatataaaataaatatattagaaGCACATACAACTTGCAGAAGCTATCAGGGAATTTCCCACCCTCCCTCCCTGACTGCTTGTGGATTGAAAGAATTTCTGACTGTTCTTTTCTTCACTACTTTAATAATTAAAATGCTCATACCTTAATTGATGGAATTTCCTTATCTTCAGTGGGTTTTGTCACCAAATGGCCCATGGGGGCATTTCCGACAAAATATGTATGTGAAAGATCTCCAATTACAAATTCTAGGGCAGACTCAGCACACTGCAAATAGTTGCAACTTATATTTCATTTTCTAACCCCAAATTACTGAAATCCCTAAAgaaaaaaattgaataaataCTAGAGTAGTAGTAGTTACCTTGCGCAGGGTCTCTTCAGACTCATAAACTTTTTCTGGAAAATGCCACACAGGCATTCCACTATGAGAGCCATGTGTGGTACCGTGGACAAGAAGATAGAGTCTCCTGTCTAGTGCTCGCTGTAATGATCTTATAAATATCAACAAAATCTCATAATCAGTCACATGAAACACTAGCCAGCGGGAAGGAAATGAATGCTGTGAATATCTATGGACATATTATTCATGTTCAGGCAAATGCAAAGGTTTTGCATATTGGAGCCTAAAGCTGATTACACTAATAAAACAACGTGAAAAGAGGGTTAGTACCTTTTAGCAAATTTTGACTTAGTGATGAGTTGATGAACAGAGGCAAACTTTGTTGCTGGGggatttctttatttattttgtgGTGGGGTGTgtgtgtttggggggggggggggggggagttgatGAAATGAAGGCTCGCCTTGTTGTTGggggatttttttttttaattttgtggtggggtgtgtgtgtgtgtgtgttgggggggggggggggtggatgCATTCGAAAGGGAAGGAAAAAGGCAATGGACAATAGCTCTCCATTCTTAATTTTAGATACTTAATGAACACAttcaaaaggaaaggaaaaaagcAATGGACAATAGCTCTCTGTTCTTAATTTTAAATACTTAATGTTCAATTAGACAAATCCCAAGTAAATATCACATCAATTAGTTCAAATCAATATTAAGGCACTTCAACATCAGAAATTTGGTAATGGTAAACAATTTAGAAGTCAATAATTACCTATTGTCAGGAAATGGTGAATCTGCTGAATTTAGGTAAAGCAACTCTTGAATAGAAAAAAGATCTTAGTGCAATGTGCATATTCAAATTCTTGTAAAATGTTTGACAAAGTTATAAGTCTAAGCTTGGTACCTTTGATCATTAGTTTTATCAGCCTCTGAGATTCGAGGAGCTGGTTTATAATCAATTTGATAATCACCTTTTCCCCTGCATATAAATATAGATGTTACTGTAGCTGTTGACCATGTGGCATTTGACACTAGACAGAAAGGTCAAAAACTAGATAGGACGGTATGTGATAGCATGCTCAAAGAACCGTGTACAAAGGATGATAGCATGCTCAAAGAACCGTGTACAAAGGACTAATCAGAAAGAATGCATGAAAAGAAAAGGCAATAATACTACACTAGTCAAAGAGTAAAAATCAGTTAAATCATAATGGTCTTATGCCTAAAAACAAAAAGAGGGGACAGTGTTTACTGTCCAACATGTGCACTGTTGCATGAAGAGATCTCAATTTCTTACAACCCGatcaattaaaatattaatgAAATTAGGCCATTTCTACCACCACGCACTTTTTCcgaaaaaaagtaaatttttttaaCCGTAAACTGCCCAGCACTAAAATAGTGTTGCTCAGTACAAAAGATTATTTTCCGAGTTACAGAAACTGATCAATTTCGCATGGAACTGATGAATACATCATGGCATCCCCTTTATATGTTGTACCCTATTTATTTGATAGGGGGTCAGTCAGTTGCATCTCCAACTACAAAACTTTTTGGCCTCGTATTATTGAAGAATGACTACAGTTTCGACAGGTTAATTCAAAATCACATCTATTAACAGATGAGGCAACCGAAATTTTGACTGATTAAAAGAAGCAAAAATTGTATTAAAGTGACTATAAAAGCCAAACCTTGTTCTTCACAGGCTACACAGATTGAGTTATATGATGTCACATAAGATAATTTATGATGCCTGTTCTCACAACTTCAGATTATCATAACTATAACtagttttacaaaaaataatattttcccaGAAATTTACAAAATTCAGGAATTCTGAAAATTACCAAAATACCTCTAGCGCTGGAATTCCAGAACTTAACAATCTATGGAAAAAGAAAGACACTACTTACAATTGTAAACAATGAGTTACTAATATTTTCTTGTATAAATTATTATGCATCCAAATTTTGAACTTTCTGTTCATCTCTTCGTTATTGTCTTCGTTGTGGATAGCCTCAACCAGTTCTGCCCATAGCCTTCGTTAATCACTTTATACAGAACAAAATTCATTCAGCTCTGAAGCACATGAACTAGTATTTAAACTAAGATCTCTCACTCATACACCTCTATTTCTAGAGTAAAACAGAATGCATAGAAAACCTTGAAAGCTTTTTGACTTTTACGTTCTCTGCTTTCTATTCAGCTTCTAAAATGATTCACTTGTCTATTATGTTTAAACTTGTCTCATTCTACATTTGCACACTCTTAGCAACATTCATTAGTTCTTAATATTCACAATGAAGGTACATAATTTACAAGGAAAAAGAAATGACAAGGTGTAAGTCGGGCAATGCAACAGAAACTCTAAGTCTCTACCTGGTATCAGATTTCTTCAGAAAACTTTCTGGATACTCCCGCCGATACTGCTGCCTCCAACGAAACCTATAATTgcattttaataaaaatattactgCAAGCAACTAAACACTGATTAAGCTTTAATTATCAACATTGTCATTCACCAATTCTTATCCAAGAAACTTTGCTCTTTTTTGCCTTTTCATTTTCTCCTGTTGCCTTAGTCATCAACCCAATCTATGACCTCATCATTCTCAACTTTATTGTACATATTATCTCCTAGCATTAG contains:
- the LOC104104139 gene encoding uncharacterized protein yields the protein MLRWRTSASRSMICKRWFSSLNNDKIVASVLFERLPVVVPKIDPTVYAFQEFSFRWRQQYRREYPESFLKKSDTRGKGDYQIDYKPAPRISEADKTNDQRSLQRALDRRLYLLVHGTTHGSHSGMPVWHFPEKVYESEETLRKCAESALEFVIGDLSHTYFVGNAPMGHLVTKPTEDKEIPSIKRFFFKSQVIATNTFDIRKCDDFVWVTKDELLEYFPEQAEFLNKMIIS